The following is a genomic window from Anopheles aquasalis chromosome 3, idAnoAquaMG_Q_19, whole genome shotgun sequence.
TCGGCCTTCCTTCAGGTGTTGTGGTCGCCAAGGTTCTTTCCCCCCCATTCtgacattaattaattaattccgAGAACGCGTCGCGTTCGCAACGAAAAAACGTCCAAAAACAGAGAGCCACACGTTAGCAGATGAAGGTGAATCTTCAAACTGCAaggccaccgtcatcatcgggCGAGTGGAGAGGAAGTGAATCTAAGCGACGATCGCGACCGGGTTTGACGATCGCAAAGATcacgtttgctgtttgctcagCAATCAAAAGCGGTGCGCTGTCTGGCCGAGCGACAGTCGGTGACAATTGTTGCGTTGTCGAGTCCACTAAGTCCCGTTGCTGGCGCCTCTGTTGACAACAAATCTCCACACCGGTTGAGCTAAAAGAAGATGATTAATGGTCGCCATAAACCGCGCACCCCATGGGGGACGAGGAGTGCGGTTGGTAATCATTTGAAATGGAATTACAATCACTCACCACGCAACACGCGACAATCATCGACCTTCTGTCGCATAAAACACACCCCAAATCAGGGTGAGGGGGAGTGAAACGCCATTGcgtggcacaaaacaaactgtCCAAACGATGATAAAAGTGGTTGTTGTAATTAATAAAATCGGATCTTATCGCTAGTCACACGAAGGGACCACTCGTAacgcccttttttgtgtggcgaTGAAATCGCTTGCTGGAGGCGCAGCGGAAGTTCCTATCTACTAGTGGCATGAGGCGACAGTTCGTACTAGGAGCCATCATCGTCAGAGGGAAGCGACCATTCAGTTCAGACCAGGGGGGTGGAACTTTGTTTAATCACAAAACATGCTGATACCGGAGGCAGTGCTGGGTGCTACTGGTGCGGAATGCAACTCGAGAACTCCTCGTGATGGAGAACCGCAATATCTAGAAGTGTACCCGGCACGATGGCATCATCCGCGGTCGTCGTTGGGCATCGTGGTGCAAATGTCACGAGCCACGATAAGCCTCCGTTCACCACAGCTCATCCATGCTACTCTGAACCCCCCCCAGGAGAACGATACAGAGATCGCGAGAAGTGCATCGGTAACCGCGAAAGAGGTGGAATTAACATAAACAAGCCATCCCGGCTGTCGGTTCGCTGTTATTTAATGTTTACTCGCATGCAATGCAGCGAGTGAGCCCCGAGGAGCTCCAGGACCAGGATGGAACGAATGATAAGTGTCGTTTTGTcgagagaagcagcaacaacaatattCCAGAAAGGTGATCTCCTCGGAGCCAGGCTTTGAGTTTCAAAAAAGTCTGTGGTCATCACGGTGGTCAGTTGTGTCCTGCGCACCATGGAGCGATGTGGCACAGAACGTGTGCCACTTAGAGGACGTGACTGGATTACGACATTGCCCCATTACTAGGCTCGTTTTGGCAATTTCTTTCCTAATCGCATCGTGAGCCACCTGTTGGCCACATGACGTACGGTGGCGCACAACGAAATGTGTGTCAAGCGCTGTGGTTTTTGGCCATCATGTTGTGAATCGCAATgcatgccaaaaaaaacagtagAATTTCAACCAAATTCCCTCCCAGCTAATGAGCAAATGTTAGGTACAGAGTGAACGACCTCACCCCAGGAAAGGTCAGCCTAAAGTGCCACTCGCGAGTGTTATGCTGCGACATTCCGTTTAATGTGCTTTAAGCTGGCAAATGGCCTGGCGCGTAATCATGTAACCAATTACTGCAAcagcctctcgctctctttagTTGTCGTTGTGTAGTTTgttataaacaaaaaaaaaactgaagcTCACCGACTTCTTCTCGCTGCGAGGCTTTACATTTAAAGAACGTTCAAGCTGATTGCAGACCACCGCATGAGCATAATATCTCAATTCGACTCCCCCCTTTGCTGGTCACCTGCTGATAGGCTTACGCAGCAGAACACTCCGGACGCGATGAACAGAACACGCGAAGAACAGcagaaagaggagagaaagaagtgGTCGAAGACGCACACAATTGCTGATGATGCCTcttctgttcgatcgatcgaatttgTGGCgatcaaaaattcatgttaacgtcgatgatgatcggtgtTCGGTCTTCTCCTGTCAATTAGTGGTGTTTTCTGCTCAACTGAAACGCCGGCTCTGTTCGGTGAACGGTGACGACAGAAGTCCGCAGAAGCCAAGCAGTTTCTGTTTGTGCTTCGTGTTCACACGCGTTACCGAGAGTGGTGGATTTGAtaagagcaacaaaaaagtagTTCTTTTGTGAGGTAATAAAAGTGAGAGATCGTGACTGAACTCGAGCTGTACTCTTCACCACAAAAGAAGCTCCTTGATTCGCTTTTGTTGCGCTCGCACTGACCTTCACCTCTTCGGGGGCCGAATTATGCTAAACGCGCGAGGAGGGAGATTATGCGCGCGCACTTAATGAGGCGTCCCAATCCTCCATTCCCAAGTTCCACAGCTTCTCTAATTAGCATCTTCTTTGTCTTTTCTTTCGCCTTCTTTCCGGTCACAACAAAAGAAGATCCAACTCGGTGAGCTGATCGTGAAGCTGCTGTTTGTCGTGTGCTGTGGCATCatcacggtgctgctgatcataCACAAGTACGAGAATTTGGACAACTTTAAGCGGACACTCTACTACCGGTacagcgatgatggtggattcTTTGCAGTACCACGCAACCTGAATGGCGAGAAGATCGATTGGCACAACTATGAGCTGATTGAGCAGGAGGCGAACCGTGTTGGACCGGGAGAGCATGGAAAGCCGTACCGGTTGACCGGTGACGAGGCGAATGCTCTCAACGAGAAGCTGTTCAAGGAGAATGGCTATTCGGCCGTGGTCAGTGATATGATCGCGCTGAATCGCTCCGTACCGGACATTCGACACATCAGGTAGAGTACCAGCAATTTGATCTAATGCGAAGACAGATAATTCAGGAATGTCTTTTTTGTAGCTGCCGAACGAAACAGTATCTACGGGAGCTGCCCACCGTGAGTGTGATTGTGATCTTCTACAACGAACACTGGAGTGCGCTACTGCGGACGGTGTACAGTGTCCTGAATCGATCACCGGCCTCGTTGCTCAAAGAGGTGATCCTCGTCAACGATCACAGTACGAAACCTTTCCTGTGGGCACCGTTGCGTGAGTTTGTCGAGTCAGAGCTAGCTCCAAAGGTACGGTTGATCGATCTGCCCGAGCGATCCGGTTTGATCCTGGCACGGATGGCCGGTGCCCGGGAGGCCCGTGGTGACGTTCTGATCGTGCTGGACTCGCACACGGAAGTGAACAACAATTGGCTTCCACCACTGCTTGGTGAGTGCATCAATCCAACATGTAATGTTACTGTCACTAACCGGACGTGGACTCCCCTTTCAAATAGAACCCATTGCGGAGGACTATCGGACCTGCGTTTGCCCGTTCATCGACGTGATCGCACACGATACGTTCCAGTATCGGGCACAGGATGAGGGTAAGCGAGGTGCATTCGATTGGAAGTTCTACTACAAGCGGTTGCCGCTGCTACCGGGTGATCTCGAGGATCCAACGAAACCTTTCAACAGTCCGGTGATGGCCGGTGGACTGTTTGCGATCAGTGCCAAGTTTTTCTGGGAGCTCGGTGGTTACGACGAGGGGCTGGACATCTGGGGTGGTGAGCAGTATGAGCTGAGCTTCAAGATCTGGCAGTGTGGTGGCCGGCTCGTAGATGCCCCTTGTTCACGCGTTGGCCACGTCTACCGGGGTTACGCACCGTTCGGGAATCCACGCGGCGTAAACTTTGTCGTGCGGAACTTTAAGCGTGTGGCCGAGGTGTGGATGGACGAGTACGCCAAGTTTCTGTACGAGCGGAATCCACTGTTCGAGCGGACGGATCCCGGTGATTTGACGGCGCAGCGGGAACTTCGCGAACGGTTGCAGTGCCGTCCGTTCAAGTGGTTCCTCGAGGAGATTGCTCCGGATCTGCTGGTACGCTATCCGGTGCGTGAACCGCAACCATTCGCTTCCGGCCGGGTACAGAGTGTGGCCGATCGGCGCCTATGCCTGGACTCGCTGAACCATCAAGCGAAGCAACCGATCGGACTGTACACGTGTGCCAGTAATCGAACGCATCCGCAGAACAACCAGTTCTTTACGCTTTCGTTCCATCGGGACATTCGGGTGCGTAGCAATGACAAGTGTCTGGATGCGAGCCGGCTGCACGATGAGGTCATCCTGTTTAGCTGCCACGAATCGCAGGGCAATCAGATGTGGCGATACGACTACGTAAGTACAGTGCTCTGGAGACAGCAGCGCAAATGAGTGACAGTCTTCCTCCCATTCCAGGAATCGAAAATGATTATCCATGGCAAGGAGCATAATGGTCGCTGTCTGGAGGCGAACATCGTTAAGCGGAAGGTGACGGTTGGTAGCTGTGATGAGAGCAATCCTGCGCAACAGTGGGACTGGGGCTACGTCAACTTCGTTCACCTACAGAACTGGGACGTTTACGGGGCCAAGTTTGTCAACTAGCGCCCATTTCGGAGGATATGTTAAGTGAACTTTGCTGTAAGAGAGCGGTACACTACTGATCGGGATGTAAAATATAGAGTAATGCTGGATTGAGACTGAGATTTTAAAGCAGGATTGTAAAATAAATCTTTGTACAAATGCACGTTCGTTCGGTGCCGCGATTGGTTTTGAAGATTAATTAATGAATAGAGCTATAAACGACTTGCCACCTTCTAGTTGTTTGCATTTGTCTGATCGTTGAAcggcattcagggaaaaacgTAAAAATGAATTTACCAGCCTTCCGACGATTTTTCCGCACGCGATCAACCGATTCACGTTGGGCGAACGTAGAAGGATCTTCTTGGGAAATTGTAATGACCAACGCGTAAAAAGAACACTAAAGTTGTGGTCTTGCGATCACTAGACAACCGACAAATTGTGTTTATATTTAAGCGAAGGCAAAAGGAGATAATCGCTAATAAGCAAAAGATAGATCgatagaaaataaaattttacgaGAGTACCCGGAAACTCAGGTCTCTTTGTTGATTAGAAATGAGTTAAAACAACgaccgaaaatgaaatgggtctggccagactcGGGACTGTGCATGAGGGTTAAAAGTACGCTCGTATGCAATATATCATGGTCTCGGATTGTATGCTCGAAAACTCGTATGCATTTTGTATGCAAACATATGTAAAAGCatacgggtctggccagacccggggGGATCGGATTAACGTTTTAAAATAGTATTGTGGACTAGTGTTAAAGAATCGATAACGAAGagtctggtttttttttaagtaatcGTCGTTCTCTGGCAAATCAATGAGCCGTCATCCTATTGTTAGCTGAATTGTGACGGAAAAGAGGTTAACGAAAGCTAcgaaattattttaaaatactcaaaataaaaatattcaaGTCAACGCACTTGAGCACCCGAAGTGCGAACCGAAGCTTTCTTTCCTGTTGTGCCACGTGGGAATCGGCAATGGGctcggaaaatggaatgaagacGGCGCGACACACCGTCTAAGCCTCCCTCTAAGGCCGCTTGCGGCCATACAGCGTCATggaattgtttgttgtgtagCACCTCGGAGGGCTCGGCTTTCTCCCAGCAGCATGCGCTGCGCTGTTTAAGGAAAAAGGTTTCCCACGGTGCTTCCCGTATGTCTGTGAAAGATGCTCACCGCAAACTGGAGCCCGGGAGGAGGTGGCGGTTTACCGATCGAGATTGGGCGCATCAACGATTCAATAGACGTCGCTGCCGCAGGACAAtatgctggagcagcagcatgccccGGGGGGAGCCTCGTGTCCACGCGAGATCTGAGAAGAAATCGCGGCACAAAACCGCAACGAGCTGATAATGAAGGTGACTGATTCGACCAACTCCAAGCGGTTCGCTGCCACGCGTTCCTGACGAGAGTGCGCGCCGTGGTGCGTGCTGGCGAGAGGCTAGAGGTGCACAAGAAAAGTCACAATTTTCTTGAGACACATCCCACAGGGCGGTGCGCCAGGggtagaaaaaaaggggatgcagcgcaaaagagagaaagaaaagtgctcgctcgctcgcgagtGTTGGAAGTTCTTCCGCGTAATGAGGCGAAGCTGTTTTGTGGCATTGCCTCACAACCCGGGACGTGGATGCGGTCTCTGGCATCACaaatcggcagcagcagcatcgtcaccaAGCCAAGGA
Proteins encoded in this region:
- the LOC126574708 gene encoding N-acetylgalactosaminyltransferase 6-like isoform X1, which codes for MRVARLMRSLIRSPLRKKIQLGELIVKLLFVVCCGIITVLLIIHKYENLDNFKRTLYYRYSDDGGFFAVPRNLNGEKIDWHNYELIEQEANRVGPGEHGKPYRLTGDEANALNEKLFKENGYSAVVSDMIALNRSVPDIRHISCRTKQYLRELPTVSVIVIFYNEHWSALLRTVYSVLNRSPASLLKEVILVNDHSTKPFLWAPLREFVESELAPKVRLIDLPERSGLILARMAGAREARGDVLIVLDSHTEVNNNWLPPLLEPIAEDYRTCVCPFIDVIAHDTFQYRAQDEGKRGAFDWKFYYKRLPLLPGDLEDPTKPFNSPVMAGGLFAISAKFFWELGGYDEGLDIWGGEQYELSFKIWQCGGRLVDAPCSRVGHVYRGYAPFGNPRGVNFVVRNFKRVAEVWMDEYAKFLYERNPLFERTDPGDLTAQRELRERLQCRPFKWFLEEIAPDLLVRYPVREPQPFASGRVQSVADRRLCLDSLNHQAKQPIGLYTCASNRTHPQNNQFFTLSFHRDIRVRSNDKCLDASRLHDEVILFSCHESQGNQMWRYDYESKMIIHGKEHNGRCLEANIVKRKVTVGSCDESNPAQQWDWGYVNFVHLQNWDVYGAKFVN
- the LOC126574708 gene encoding N-acetylgalactosaminyltransferase 6-like isoform X2 — its product is MRVARLMRSLIRSPLRKIQLGELIVKLLFVVCCGIITVLLIIHKYENLDNFKRTLYYRYSDDGGFFAVPRNLNGEKIDWHNYELIEQEANRVGPGEHGKPYRLTGDEANALNEKLFKENGYSAVVSDMIALNRSVPDIRHISCRTKQYLRELPTVSVIVIFYNEHWSALLRTVYSVLNRSPASLLKEVILVNDHSTKPFLWAPLREFVESELAPKVRLIDLPERSGLILARMAGAREARGDVLIVLDSHTEVNNNWLPPLLEPIAEDYRTCVCPFIDVIAHDTFQYRAQDEGKRGAFDWKFYYKRLPLLPGDLEDPTKPFNSPVMAGGLFAISAKFFWELGGYDEGLDIWGGEQYELSFKIWQCGGRLVDAPCSRVGHVYRGYAPFGNPRGVNFVVRNFKRVAEVWMDEYAKFLYERNPLFERTDPGDLTAQRELRERLQCRPFKWFLEEIAPDLLVRYPVREPQPFASGRVQSVADRRLCLDSLNHQAKQPIGLYTCASNRTHPQNNQFFTLSFHRDIRVRSNDKCLDASRLHDEVILFSCHESQGNQMWRYDYESKMIIHGKEHNGRCLEANIVKRKVTVGSCDESNPAQQWDWGYVNFVHLQNWDVYGAKFVN